The Methanofervidicoccus abyssi genome includes a region encoding these proteins:
- the asd gene encoding aspartate-semialdehyde dehydrogenase gives MRIKVGVLGATGSVGQRFVQLLKDHPFFELEVLAASERSAGKKYSEACYWYLPESIPEDIGEKLVVPTDPDHKAFEDVDIVFSALPSDLAKELEPEFAKRGKLVFSNASAMRMEQDVPLVVPEVNPEHFEVLEIQRENRGWDGGIVTNPNCSTICAVITLKPIMDKFGVEMVNITTMQAVSGAGYWGVPSMAILDNIIPYIKNEEEKMESESLKILGDLKNGKFHYASFKIGVSCNRVPVIDGHLESIFVKTVEDAEPEEIVKVMDNFDPLKDYNLPTYAKPIVIRKEIDRPQPRLDRDNGRGMSITVGRIRRDNIFTVKYTALEHNTIRGAAGASILNAELYIKKYL, from the coding sequence ATGAGAATAAAGGTAGGTGTCTTGGGGGCCACTGGAAGTGTTGGACAGAGGTTTGTCCAACTACTTAAGGACCACCCCTTTTTTGAGTTGGAGGTCCTTGCAGCTTCTGAGAGAAGTGCAGGTAAAAAATACTCTGAAGCATGTTATTGGTATCTTCCAGAATCTATACCTGAAGATATTGGGGAAAAGTTAGTTGTCCCTACAGATCCAGATCATAAAGCATTTGAGGACGTGGATATTGTTTTTTCGGCCCTACCTTCAGATCTGGCAAAGGAGTTAGAGCCTGAGTTTGCCAAAAGAGGTAAGTTAGTATTTTCCAACGCCTCTGCTATGAGGATGGAGCAGGATGTCCCTTTAGTTGTGCCCGAGGTAAATCCTGAACATTTTGAGGTGTTGGAGATCCAGAGAGAAAATAGAGGATGGGATGGGGGTATAGTAACCAATCCCAACTGTTCCACAATCTGTGCTGTTATCACCTTGAAGCCTATAATGGATAAATTTGGAGTAGAGATGGTAAATATTACAACGATGCAGGCTGTTAGTGGAGCAGGATATTGGGGAGTTCCATCGATGGCCATTTTGGACAACATAATACCTTATATCAAAAATGAAGAAGAAAAAATGGAGAGTGAAAGTTTAAAGATACTTGGGGATTTGAAGAATGGTAAATTCCACTATGCCAGCTTCAAGATAGGAGTGTCCTGTAATAGGGTTCCTGTAATAGATGGCCATTTGGAGAGCATATTTGTTAAAACTGTAGAAGATGCAGAACCTGAAGAGATAGTAAAGGTTATGGATAACTTTGACCCTTTAAAGGACTACAACCTTCCAACCTATGCAAAACCTATAGTCATTAGAAAAGAGATAGATAGGCCCCAGCCAAGGTTGGACAGGGATAACGGTAGAGGTATGTCTATTACAGTAGGGAGAATTAGAAGGGATAATATATTTACAGTAAAATATACAGCCTTAGAGCATAATACTATAAGAGGAGCTGCGGGAGCAAGTATATTGAACGCTGAGCTTTACATAAAGAAGTACCTTTAA
- a CDS encoding GTP-dependent dephospho-CoA kinase family protein produces MYIITQELREVLKKPFGKIYKELPYINGKVISIGDITTKNLLSKNIIPHLSIFDLKTRRNIPVSIEHRFSRVFQVKNPPGCISDEALGIIRHLSKVEEGNTAIKVEGEEDLLALPVIKYFPYGTYVLYGQPNMGVVVLRVDEDLKKRVNKIFSLMIKK; encoded by the coding sequence ATGTATATAATTACCCAGGAGTTGAGAGAGGTTCTCAAAAAACCCTTTGGAAAAATATATAAAGAATTACCTTATATAAATGGAAAGGTTATTTCCATTGGAGATATCACTACCAAGAACCTCTTATCTAAGAATATCATACCTCATCTATCCATTTTTGACTTAAAAACTAGGAGAAATATACCAGTCTCTATAGAACATAGATTTAGTAGAGTTTTCCAGGTGAAAAATCCCCCAGGGTGTATATCTGACGAAGCTCTGGGGATTATTAGACATCTCTCCAAGGTGGAGGAGGGAAATACTGCCATAAAGGTAGAAGGAGAAGAAGATCTCCTAGCACTACCTGTTATAAAGTACTTCCCCTATGGTACCTATGTACTCTATGGACAACCTAATATGGGTGTAGTAGTGCTAAGGGTAGATGAAGATTTAAAGAAGAGAGTTAATAAAATATTCTCGCTAATGATAAAGAAATAG
- a CDS encoding 30S ribosomal protein S24e gives MEIEILSERENPLLNRKEIKFLIRYEGPTPTIKDIKLKIAAMYNVDKNLVIVDKIDQEFGIMESKCYVKIYSDENTMKIVEKKSTLEKNKIEEEKESEGENNG, from the coding sequence ATGGAGATCGAGATACTTTCTGAAAGGGAAAATCCTCTGTTGAATAGAAAGGAAATCAAGTTTTTAATAAGATACGAAGGCCCAACACCTACAATAAAGGATATAAAGTTGAAAATAGCAGCGATGTACAACGTAGATAAAAATTTGGTGATCGTAGATAAGATAGATCAGGAATTTGGTATAATGGAATCCAAATGCTATGTAAAGATATATTCCGATGAAAATACTATGAAAATAGTAGAGAAAAAATCTACATTGGAGAAGAATAAGATAGAAGAAGAAAAAGAAAGTGAAGGTGAAAACAATGGCTAA
- a CDS encoding 30S ribosomal protein S27ae has translation MAKHQNVQKYKYYKIEDGKVIRLKKTCPRCGPGVFMAEHLNRYSCGRCGYTEWKKPEKKK, from the coding sequence ATGGCTAAGCATCAAAATGTCCAGAAATATAAATATTACAAAATAGAAGATGGGAAGGTAATAAGGTTGAAGAAGACATGTCCAAGATGTGGTCCTGGGGTATTTATGGCAGAACACTTAAATAGATACTCCTGTGGAAGGTGTGGATACACAGAGTGGAAAAAACCAGAGAAGAAGAAATAA
- the spt4 gene encoding transcription elongation factor subunit Spt4, with protein sequence MKACLKCKYLTDKDRCPICNSEVSENWRGLLIVLDPLRSEIAKKVKIDIKGKYALSVK encoded by the coding sequence ATGAAAGCCTGTTTAAAGTGTAAGTACTTAACAGATAAGGACAGATGTCCCATATGTAACTCAGAGGTCTCTGAGAACTGGAGAGGGTTGTTGATAGTGCTAGATCCCCTTAGATCTGAAATAGCGAAAAAGGTTAAAATAGATATTAAAGGAAAGTATGCATTGAGTGTAAAATAG
- the atwA gene encoding methyl coenzyme M reductase system, component A2 → MILLEVKNVSKRFGDNLVLKNINFSLEEGEVLGILGRSGAGKSVLLHMLRGMEGYEPTEGKVIYYVTMCDNCGEVDVPSKDGQRCEKCGKGTLSKTSIDLWGDDEGVYNLKKKIAIMLQRTFALYGEKSVIENILESLYSAGFEGKEAVEIALKLIKMVKLEHRITHIARDLSGGEKQRVVLARQLAKKPVIFLADEPTGTLDPKTAKLVHETLKNAVVKKNISMIVTSHWPEVVAQLSNRVIWLENGEVKKVGDSKEVVEEFMSSFKEFKKLEMEVEIKEKQIVLENIEKRYCSVDRGVVHAVNGVSLDIYEKEIFGIVGTSGAGKTTLAKIIGGVIPPSRGKYLFRLGEEWIDMTKPGPMYRGRAKRYISMLFQEYALYPYRTVLYNLTEAIGLELPGEFARMKALHTLISVGFTEEEAEKILDKYPKELSVGERHRVALAQVLIKEPRVVILDEPTGTMDPFTRNMVAESIHKSRKELEQTYIIVSHDMDFVLNVCDRAALMRDGKIVKIGKPEEIVKILTEEEKEDMGL, encoded by the coding sequence ATGATACTGTTGGAAGTTAAGAACGTCTCAAAGAGATTCGGTGATAACTTAGTATTGAAAAATATAAATTTCTCACTTGAAGAAGGTGAAGTTTTAGGTATATTGGGGAGAAGTGGTGCAGGTAAATCTGTACTACTCCATATGTTAAGAGGTATGGAAGGGTACGAACCTACAGAGGGTAAAGTGATATACTATGTAACAATGTGTGATAACTGTGGAGAAGTAGATGTACCTTCTAAGGATGGCCAGAGGTGTGAAAAATGTGGAAAGGGGACATTAAGTAAAACTTCCATAGATCTGTGGGGAGACGATGAAGGTGTCTACAATCTGAAAAAGAAAATCGCTATAATGCTTCAGAGAACCTTTGCATTGTATGGAGAGAAAAGTGTAATTGAGAATATTTTAGAATCTTTGTATTCTGCAGGTTTTGAGGGAAAAGAGGCTGTAGAAATCGCTCTAAAACTTATAAAGATGGTAAAGTTAGAACATCGAATTACCCATATTGCAAGGGATCTTAGTGGAGGGGAAAAGCAGAGAGTTGTCCTTGCAAGACAACTCGCCAAGAAACCTGTGATATTCTTAGCAGATGAGCCTACTGGAACCTTAGATCCTAAAACTGCCAAGTTAGTGCATGAAACACTGAAGAATGCAGTTGTCAAAAAGAACATAAGTATGATAGTAACCTCCCACTGGCCAGAGGTAGTTGCCCAACTTTCGAATAGGGTTATATGGTTGGAGAATGGAGAGGTTAAGAAGGTAGGGGATAGTAAGGAGGTTGTAGAGGAATTTATGTCATCTTTCAAGGAATTCAAAAAATTGGAGATGGAAGTGGAGATAAAGGAGAAACAGATTGTACTGGAGAATATAGAGAAGAGATACTGCTCCGTTGATAGAGGGGTAGTACATGCAGTAAATGGAGTCTCTTTGGACATATACGAGAAAGAGATATTTGGTATAGTGGGAACCAGTGGGGCTGGAAAGACAACGTTGGCTAAGATAATAGGAGGAGTTATACCTCCATCGAGGGGGAAGTATCTATTTAGGTTAGGAGAGGAATGGATAGATATGACAAAACCTGGGCCTATGTATAGGGGAAGGGCAAAAAGGTATATAAGTATGTTATTCCAGGAGTATGCACTGTATCCATATAGAACTGTGCTCTACAACCTTACGGAAGCCATAGGTTTAGAACTCCCTGGAGAATTTGCAAGGATGAAGGCACTACATACGTTAATATCTGTAGGTTTTACTGAAGAGGAGGCGGAAAAGATATTAGATAAATATCCTAAGGAGTTAAGTGTTGGAGAGAGACACAGGGTAGCCCTTGCCCAGGTACTTATAAAAGAGCCAAGGGTTGTGATATTGGATGAGCCCACCGGGACCATGGATCCATTTACAAGAAATATGGTGGCAGAATCCATCCACAAATCGAGAAAGGAGTTGGAACAGACCTATATTATAGTATCCCACGATATGGACTTTGTATTGAATGTATGTGATAGGGCCGCACTTATGAGGGATGGGAAGATCGTTAAGATAGGAAAACCAGAAGAAATTGTTAAAATACTCACTGAAGAGGAGAAAGAGGATATGGGATTATGA
- a CDS encoding NAD-binding protein, which yields MYIVIAGIGRVGYTLAKSLAEKNHDLVLIDISKEVCEEVVSEIDALVINGDCTRVKTLESADIESADIYIAVTGQQEINLMSALLAKNYGVSKTIVRVRDPEYKEVFENLNIDVVVSPELVAANYIEKLIDLPGIVDLAVIGRGDAEILELIIGENSKVANKCIRDLEKNRDYLIIAVYEDNELKIPDGNTMLKPKNRVIVLAKKDSVDYVRRLFL from the coding sequence ATGTATATTGTAATTGCAGGTATAGGAAGGGTAGGATATACACTGGCGAAATCCCTCGCTGAAAAAAATCACGACTTAGTACTCATAGATATATCTAAGGAGGTATGTGAAGAAGTAGTCTCCGAGATAGATGCCCTGGTAATAAATGGGGATTGCACCCGTGTCAAAACCTTAGAAAGTGCAGATATTGAAAGTGCAGATATCTATATAGCAGTCACTGGGCAACAGGAGATAAACCTCATGAGTGCATTACTGGCTAAGAATTACGGCGTCTCAAAGACTATCGTGAGAGTTAGGGATCCTGAATATAAAGAAGTATTTGAAAATCTAAATATAGATGTTGTAGTAAGCCCTGAACTTGTGGCTGCAAACTATATAGAAAAACTTATAGACTTACCTGGTATAGTGGATCTGGCAGTGATAGGAAGAGGGGATGCGGAGATCTTAGAGTTAATTATCGGAGAGAACTCAAAGGTTGCCAATAAATGTATAAGAGATTTGGAAAAGAATAGAGATTACCTTATAATTGCTGTCTATGAAGACAATGAATTAAAGATACCAGATGGAAATACTATGTTAAAACCTAAAAACAGGGTTATAGTTTTGGCTAAGAAAGATTCTGTAGACTACGTTAGGAGACTGTTTCTTTAG
- the cofD gene encoding 2-phospho-L-lactate transferase, with protein sequence MKITLLSGGTGTPKLLQGLKRIVDEENISVIVNTGEDIWVGDLYISPDIDTVLYTFSDLINEETWYGVKDDTFITHETLKMYESEDFSEFLRIGDRDRALKIHKTYFLRRGYPLSKVVDMERKLLNIKGKVFPMTDDRVETKILVEEDVGDRKEKILLKFHDFWIKKRGKAKVLDVFYENSQYARGVDGALESIENSDLVIIGPSNPITSIGPILSIRDIRRALKSKRIFVVSPIVGNRAVSGPAGVLMEAKGYPVNIYGVYKFYEDLVDTFIIDDRDNLEEKKEGIECNIVATNIILKNMEDKINLAKRILEEYRKG encoded by the coding sequence ATGAAGATAACTCTACTATCAGGAGGTACAGGTACTCCTAAACTTCTGCAGGGATTAAAGAGAATAGTTGATGAGGAAAACATTTCTGTAATTGTAAATACTGGGGAAGACATATGGGTTGGTGATCTTTACATATCTCCAGATATAGACACTGTATTGTACACATTTTCAGATCTGATAAACGAAGAAACGTGGTATGGGGTTAAGGACGATACTTTTATCACACATGAAACTTTAAAGATGTATGAATCTGAGGATTTCTCTGAATTCCTGAGGATTGGAGACAGAGACAGAGCTCTGAAGATCCATAAGACTTACTTTTTAAGGAGAGGTTATCCCCTCTCCAAGGTTGTAGATATGGAGAGAAAATTGTTGAATATTAAAGGTAAGGTATTTCCAATGACAGATGACAGGGTGGAAACAAAGATACTCGTTGAAGAAGATGTTGGAGATAGAAAGGAGAAGATACTTCTGAAGTTTCACGACTTCTGGATAAAGAAGAGAGGTAAGGCTAAGGTGTTAGATGTATTCTATGAGAATTCACAGTATGCCAGGGGGGTAGATGGAGCGTTGGAGTCTATAGAGAATTCAGACTTAGTGATTATTGGGCCTTCTAACCCTATAACTTCCATAGGCCCAATACTCAGTATAAGGGATATTAGGAGAGCACTTAAGAGTAAAAGGATATTTGTAGTATCACCTATAGTGGGGAATAGGGCAGTTAGTGGACCGGCAGGTGTTCTAATGGAGGCTAAGGGTTATCCTGTTAATATCTATGGGGTGTATAAGTTCTACGAGGATCTAGTAGATACCTTCATAATAGACGATAGAGATAATCTGGAAGAGAAAAAGGAAGGTATAGAGTGTAACATAGTGGCAACAAACATTATACTTAAGAATATGGAAGATAAGATAAACTTGGCTAAGAGGATATTAGAAGAGTATAGAAAAGGTTAA
- a CDS encoding DUF167 domain-containing protein gives MEKFINVKVIPKAKRQKVVEEGDMLKIYLKSPPEDGKANKELIEVLSKHFKVSKRNIEIIRGKFSRNKIIKILF, from the coding sequence ATGGAAAAGTTTATAAACGTTAAGGTCATTCCTAAAGCAAAAAGACAAAAGGTAGTAGAAGAGGGAGACATGTTAAAAATATATTTAAAATCTCCACCTGAAGATGGAAAAGCTAATAAGGAACTTATAGAAGTTTTGTCAAAACATTTCAAGGTTAGTAAAAGAAATATTGAGATAATTAGAGGGAAGTTTTCAAGAAATAAGATTATAAAAATTTTATTTTGA
- the comD gene encoding sulfopyruvate decarboxylase subunit alpha: MEGSLAIYRGLRDSNIDFITGVPCANLKNLISLVEKDNDLTYIPATREEEAIGLCAGAHLAGRRCAVLMQNSGLGNSINSIGSLCKIYQIPILFIISHRGDLKEKIPAQIPMGRWTKKLLDTVEVPYYCPKTPEEAYKIIKYGVDYAHVISYPVAVIFDALYWEYDSKE; the protein is encoded by the coding sequence ATGGAAGGAAGTTTGGCTATCTATAGGGGGCTTAGAGATAGTAATATAGACTTTATCACTGGCGTGCCCTGTGCCAATCTGAAGAATCTTATCTCCCTTGTAGAAAAAGATAATGATCTGACATACATACCTGCTACTAGAGAAGAAGAAGCGATTGGACTCTGTGCAGGGGCCCATCTTGCAGGTAGGAGATGTGCTGTTCTTATGCAGAACTCAGGTCTTGGAAACTCCATAAATAGTATAGGCTCTCTCTGTAAAATATATCAGATACCTATACTCTTTATAATAAGCCATAGAGGTGATCTAAAGGAGAAGATACCTGCCCAAATCCCTATGGGAAGATGGACTAAGAAACTACTGGATACTGTAGAGGTACCATACTACTGTCCAAAAACTCCAGAAGAGGCTTATAAGATCATCAAATACGGAGTAGATTACGCCCATGTTATAAGTTATCCTGTTGCAGTAATCTTTGATGCTCTATATTGGGAGTATGACAGTAAAGAATAA
- a CDS encoding D-aminoacyl-tRNA deacylase, with product MRYLLIYSTKDPAGMNIKENLDTILEENNNIRKNISYLETEEDLTALSQEDIPKGFDYYIFLSKHRSSGENPPPTLTVHIPGNLTVDNLFGGNPEEVCPCDSILNSLLLRNISRYSKEERYKHLNFQVSFEGVHHGPSDIAAPTVFVEIGSTEREWKIKEGGEIIGRAIMDTVHQLASKRYDLLDKVIAFGGGHYAPKFTKLVLEGRYYVGYIVPKYAKVSDKILNQLIEKQDFDYVILDWKGLRGEDKKRYIKFFEDNNIFWKKV from the coding sequence ATGAGATACTTACTAATCTACTCCACCAAGGATCCTGCAGGGATGAATATCAAGGAGAATTTAGATACTATATTAGAAGAGAATAACAATATTAGAAAAAACATCTCCTACCTTGAAACAGAGGAGGATCTTACAGCACTTAGTCAGGAAGATATCCCAAAGGGATTTGACTACTACATCTTCCTATCGAAACATAGAAGTAGTGGGGAAAATCCACCACCCACTTTAACAGTTCATATCCCTGGAAACCTAACCGTGGATAACCTCTTTGGTGGCAATCCAGAAGAGGTATGCCCCTGTGATAGTATCCTAAACTCTCTCCTCCTGAGGAATATCTCTAGATACAGTAAAGAGGAAAGATATAAACATCTAAATTTCCAAGTTTCCTTTGAAGGTGTCCATCACGGCCCTTCAGATATAGCCGCTCCCACTGTATTTGTGGAGATAGGGAGTACAGAGAGAGAGTGGAAGATAAAAGAAGGGGGAGAGATAATTGGAAGGGCTATAATGGATACCGTCCATCAACTTGCATCCAAGAGATATGATCTTTTAGATAAGGTAATTGCCTTTGGTGGTGGGCACTACGCCCCAAAGTTTACAAAGTTGGTGTTAGAAGGGAGATACTACGTAGGCTACATAGTTCCAAAGTATGCAAAGGTTTCAGATAAGATTCTAAACCAGTTAATAGAAAAACAAGATTTCGACTATGTAATCCTGGACTGGAAGGGCCTTAGAGGGGAAGATAAAAAAAGATATATTAAGTTTTTTGAAGATAATAACATCTTCTGGAAGAAGGTTTAA
- a CDS encoding DUF134 domain-containing protein, translating to MRFRRRKGRPRIPRFISEIPHIREFAPRVIDESGEGDDEIIKLTYEELEAIRLVDYLGFSQEEGAELMGISRRVFWDILKSARRKISDFLINGKVLKIEGGNYRLRECGICKLGGRMRHCVFKPKNHCRRFNQ from the coding sequence ATGAGGTTTAGAAGGAGGAAAGGTCGTCCAAGGATACCAAGATTCATCTCTGAAATACCACATATTAGGGAATTTGCACCTAGAGTCATAGATGAATCTGGAGAAGGTGATGATGAGATTATAAAACTTACCTACGAAGAGTTGGAGGCTATAAGGTTGGTGGATTACTTAGGATTCTCCCAGGAAGAAGGAGCTGAGTTGATGGGAATATCGAGGCGAGTTTTCTGGGATATCCTAAAATCTGCTAGGAGGAAGATAAGTGATTTTCTAATAAACGGTAAGGTGTTGAAAATAGAAGGGGGAAATTACAGGTTAAGGGAGTGTGGTATATGTAAACTAGGTGGTAGGATGAGACACTGTGTCTTTAAACCAAAAAATCACTGTCGTAGATTCAACCAATAA
- a CDS encoding DNA-directed RNA polymerase: MYKVVTISDVVRVPPTMFGNSLKESIHNILVEKYEGILDKDIGLILSIGDIKEIGEGKVIYGDGAAYHPVVFDALCYIPELYEVVEGEVVDVVEFGIFVRLGPLDGLVHISQIMDDYVSYDPKNEMMVGRDTGKIIKKGDIVRARIIAVSLRETKKRGSKIALTMRQPGLGKIEWIEEEKKKKKG; the protein is encoded by the coding sequence TTGTATAAAGTGGTAACTATCTCTGATGTTGTTAGAGTACCCCCAACTATGTTTGGAAATTCCCTTAAAGAGAGTATACACAATATACTAGTAGAAAAATACGAGGGAATTTTAGACAAAGATATAGGTCTTATCCTTTCCATTGGTGATATAAAGGAAATAGGTGAAGGTAAAGTAATATACGGGGACGGTGCAGCCTATCATCCTGTAGTTTTTGATGCCTTATGCTATATACCTGAACTCTACGAAGTTGTGGAAGGAGAAGTTGTAGATGTTGTAGAGTTCGGTATATTCGTAAGATTAGGTCCCTTAGATGGCCTAGTTCATATATCCCAGATTATGGATGATTACGTCTCTTACGATCCAAAAAATGAGATGATGGTAGGAAGAGATACTGGAAAGATTATAAAGAAAGGAGATATAGTGAGGGCAAGAATTATAGCGGTAAGTTTGAGGGAAACTAAAAAGAGGGGAAGTAAGATAGCCTTAACGATGAGACAGCCTGGACTGGGGAAGATAGAGTGGATAGAGGAAGAGAAGAAAAAGAAAAAAGGGTAA
- a CDS encoding MJ1244 family protein, whose product MKILLYVFVETENIGKVINALSEGGISGFFLMEYKGLSPQDWKGFLIDEDPEKAIKIVNDISFNAVMIGTVVSEKKKEIIKRYIHEKLSNCRYTILEVPVENIEVNMVK is encoded by the coding sequence ATGAAGATACTTTTATATGTCTTTGTGGAAACTGAAAACATCGGGAAGGTTATCAACGCCCTATCTGAAGGAGGTATATCAGGATTTTTTCTAATGGAATATAAAGGATTATCTCCTCAAGATTGGAAAGGTTTTTTAATAGATGAAGATCCTGAAAAGGCTATAAAGATAGTTAACGACATATCCTTTAATGCTGTAATGATAGGTACTGTAGTTAGTGAGAAAAAGAAAGAGATAATTAAGAGATACATTCACGAAAAACTCTCAAACTGTAGATACACCATACTAGAGGTACCTGTTGAAAATATCGAAGTCAATATGGTAAAATAA
- the hmdC gene encoding 5,10-methenyltetrahydromethanopterin hydrogenase cofactor biosynthesis protein HmdC — protein sequence MRDLIKEAVNSLDASLELRREVIKKILKEKLSESDIIEVVDAVDDLSIEDIQKLGNNLRRFPLGCDLVEIGVGPCASSLTLRELLENCILTDYMGFPLHICAYALGDIGEREGISPLEVFKRIYEKVKVPIDLDHFGMYGPMRFPKEITHCYGECYYLGGPFRECPRNRIYERLIEKEKKYSHEFHQLIELASTVCINVVEEQGGRGHAPPLEEMKIVAEACKRHGKGLGGIFHIGDGHEDLIEGIKFCIQLDVDVFVIEGAPFNCAKDRLRAFAKAITVSRILVKGGVVGTNGAYEDECRIGLRSGLNVILSGFKDNHHGYMCGYSPRSAKRGNFGLPRVLSIIKEEIESNKLGTTLLDNTLSKAIVRGCKFLNYRGESIIYPNTLGGFFIGDAHWMAFRNSGLYRMEEYNKTLDDIERVEKLGLLGGRYIAWAMSKVLEPEEVYISDLDPWVEKVTVEILRDTGIEAYRCNGKDEEVLKNADITYITSFIPEIILRIKRKFGKKSLISLI from the coding sequence ATGAGGGACTTAATAAAAGAGGCTGTCAACAGTTTAGATGCATCTTTAGAGTTAAGAAGAGAGGTTATTAAAAAGATACTGAAGGAAAAATTGTCTGAGAGTGACATAATAGAAGTAGTAGATGCTGTGGACGACCTAAGTATAGAGGATATCCAAAAACTTGGGAATAACCTTAGAAGGTTTCCTTTAGGTTGTGATCTGGTGGAGATTGGGGTAGGTCCCTGTGCATCTTCATTGACACTGAGGGAACTCTTAGAGAACTGTATCTTAACAGACTATATGGGTTTTCCCCTCCATATATGTGCCTACGCTCTTGGGGATATAGGGGAGAGAGAAGGTATATCTCCATTAGAGGTTTTTAAGAGGATCTATGAAAAGGTGAAGGTACCTATAGATCTCGATCACTTTGGTATGTATGGCCCTATGAGATTTCCGAAGGAAATAACTCACTGTTATGGAGAGTGCTACTACCTTGGAGGACCCTTTAGAGAGTGCCCAAGGAACAGGATATATGAGAGACTAATAGAGAAAGAGAAAAAATACTCTCACGAATTCCACCAGTTGATAGAACTTGCTTCTACAGTGTGTATAAATGTCGTAGAGGAACAGGGGGGAAGGGGACATGCCCCTCCCTTGGAGGAGATGAAGATTGTGGCTGAGGCATGTAAAAGACATGGTAAAGGACTGGGGGGGATTTTCCATATTGGAGATGGACATGAGGATCTGATAGAAGGTATTAAGTTCTGTATTCAGTTGGATGTGGATGTGTTTGTCATCGAAGGAGCTCCCTTTAACTGTGCAAAGGATAGATTAAGAGCATTTGCAAAGGCGATCACTGTAAGTCGTATACTTGTTAAGGGAGGAGTTGTAGGCACAAATGGAGCCTACGAAGATGAATGTAGGATAGGACTTAGAAGTGGACTAAATGTAATACTCAGTGGTTTCAAAGACAACCACCATGGTTATATGTGTGGCTACTCTCCAAGGAGTGCTAAAAGGGGAAACTTTGGACTCCCTCGAGTACTGAGTATAATAAAGGAGGAGATCGAAAGTAATAAGCTGGGCACCACTCTACTAGATAACACCCTATCAAAGGCCATAGTAAGAGGGTGTAAGTTTTTAAACTATAGGGGGGAAAGTATAATATATCCCAACACCTTAGGTGGGTTCTTCATAGGTGATGCTCATTGGATGGCATTTAGAAATAGTGGTCTCTACAGGATGGAGGAATACAACAAAACGTTGGATGATATTGAAAGAGTTGAGAAGTTAGGATTACTGGGAGGTAGATATATAGCCTGGGCAATGTCCAAGGTTTTAGAACCTGAAGAGGTGTATATCAGTGATCTAGATCCATGGGTAGAGAAGGTTACTGTAGAGATACTTAGGGATACTGGAATAGAAGCTTACAGATGCAATGGAAAGGATGAAGAAGTTTTGAAAAATGCGGATATAACATATATAACTTCTTTTATACCTGAAATAATACTGAGAATTAAAAGAAAATTCGGAAAAAAGAGTTTAATAAGTTTGATATAA